One Drosophila subobscura isolate 14011-0131.10 chromosome U, UCBerk_Dsub_1.0, whole genome shotgun sequence DNA window includes the following coding sequences:
- the LOC117901465 gene encoding conserved oligomeric Golgi complex subunit 5, giving the protein MVTGNPVATKPSSTAGSDDDDYTSSMSHLTIGQQIQELSKRLQNTTEELHQQVRDKHGALLQQATHAGRFDAALNTLAEEVQRVRETGHRLKTQVDTQYQLVENQTQVLGRLHDVSHLLRSAGTLLALTAKLKSTKDVLRQAELHFELAQLIDDKDLKDIEFVQKERAFVISSGQKIRNLTQMQLVTGLQERNQNQVVNALKIFMNFNTLEKSLDNLLATFIADMEQSLKECFAGNDISVLNKSPTHGSSSSTSKPAASRGPGKTPQLTTTQNYRAKFWKSLHWLLYDELYESCTQIKLLKAALEQINQFGYTSESSDQYIPQRFWQNVQQLLRKSFDECSSHVTQTLQEGLSKLLTSARGLEHRLNGEFQFENELFAPLEVGYVSKCAANMKACLAGVDLPGNETVDNFIRVASTELSAALIDVRLTNSIANVFIACGKELCTKLEAQIKLGADSKQVVDMPNLQQQQNTTLANVLYYYKDSVRRMLSDLQVQFEKTPGTAKENISRSLEQADLLIGTILQQIMESIITTISIIILSMHREPGLNSDRLSTTGPSMYMKELQEFVNRSWSHHIALFDDKPMTTKCGHELAKRCIELFLHNVCILRPLSGAGRQRLKLDCQHMDQSLKPLCANLAELGKTSRLLRAMSLLIVQTPQELVKQTIGPDSLVPSYIVLLLLFGHAGADLQSPHTTANWSNERLIEWLDGHTAEREKLELISGALQRYRDNARRKNIQQYDEVYPMMVDYFEQALKAIP; this is encoded by the exons ATGGTGACAGGGAATCCCGTGGCCACAAAGCCCTCATCTACAGCCGGTTCAGATGATGACGACTACACATCATCCATGTCCCACCTCACCATTGGGCAACAAATACAAGAGCTGTCCAAGCGGCTGCAAAACACCACAGAGGAGCTGCATCAGCAAGTGCGTGACAAGCAtggggcgctgctgcagcaggccacCCATGCAGGACGCTTTGATGCCGCTCTCAACACGCTAGCGGAGGAAGTGCAGCGCGTACGGGAGACCGGACATCGCCTCAAGACCCAAGTGGACACGCAATACCAGTTGGTGGAGAACCAAACTCAAGTGCTCGGTCGCCTTCATGATGTCAGCCATTTGCTGCGCTCGGCCGGAACGCTTCTTGCTCTGACGGCCAAATTGAAAAGCACCAAAGATGTGCTCCGTCAGGCGGAGCTCCATTTCGAGCTGGCGCAGCTAATAGATGACAAGGACCTGAAGGACATTGAGTTTGTACAAAAGGAGCGTGCATTTGTGATCAGCTCGGGCCAGAAGATTCGGAACCTAACCCAGATGCAATTGGTTACAGGACTCCAGGAGCGCAATCAAAATCAAGTGGTTAATGCATTGAAG ATCTTCATGAACTTCAATACGCTGGAGAAATCGCTTGACAACCTGTTGGCCACATTCATAGCCGACATGGAGCAATCGCTCAAGGAGTGTTTTGCCGGCAACGATATTTCGGTGCTCAACAAATCGCCCACGCACGGCAGTAGTAGCTCCACGAGCAAACCTGCTGCATCCCGGGGCCCGGGCAAGACGCCACAGTTGACTACAACGCAAAATTACCGCGCAAAGTTCTGGAAATCTTTGCACTGGCTGCTATACGACGAGCTCTATGAGAGTTGCACCCAGATCAAGCTGCTCAAAGCGGCCCTGGAGCAAATCAATCAGTTTGGTTACACTTCCGAATCCTCGGATCAATATATACCTCAGCGCTTCTGGCAgaatgtgcagcagctgctgcgaaAATCCTTCGATGAGTGCTCATCGCATGTCACCCAGACCCTGCAGGAGGGTCTGTCCAAGCTGCTAACTTCGGCGCGTGGCCTGGAGCATCGTCTGAATGGAGAATTCCAGTTTGAGAACGAACTGTTTGCCCCTCTGGAGGTGGGCTATGTGAGCAAGTGCGCTGCCAACATGAAggcctgcctggctggcgtTGACTTGCCTGGCAATGAGACGGTGGACAACTTTATACGCGTGGCTTCCACGGAGCTGAGTGCTGCCTTGATTGACGTGCGACTGACGAACTCGATAGCGAACGTCTTTATCGCCTGTGGCAAGGAGCTATGCACCAAACTGGAGGCGCAAATCAAATTAGGGGCCGACTCCAAGCAGGTTGTGGATATGCCCaatcttcagcagcagcagaatacCACGCTGGCAAATGTTCTTTATTACTACAAGGACTCAGTCCGACGTATGCTGAGCGATTTGCAAGTGCAGTTCGAAAAGACCCCAGGAACGGCtaaagaaaacatttcccGCTCCCTGGAGCAGGCAGATTTGCTGATTGGAACCATTTTGCAGCAGATTATGGAATCAATCATTACAACCATAAGCATCATTATACTAAGCATGCATCGTGAGCCGGGTCTGAACTCGGACAGGCTGTCCACGACGGGTCCCTCAATGTACATGAAGGAATTGCAG GAGTTTGTCAACCGTTCTTGGTCGCACCACATTGCCCTTTTCGATGACAAACCCATGACGACGAAGTGTGGCCACGAGTTGGCAAAGCGTTGCATAGAGCTCTTCCTTCACAATGTCTGCATTTTGCGTCCCCTGAGCGGTGCGGGAAGGCAGCGCCTGAAGCTGGATTGCCAGCATATGGATCAGAGCCTAAAGCCACTCTGTGCAAATCTTGCAGAGCTCGGCAAGACATCTCGACTGTTGCGGGCCATGTCACTGCTCATCGTTCAGACCCCGCAAGAGCTGGTGAAGCAGACGATCGGACCGGACTCTTTGGTGCCCAGTTATatagtgctgctgctcctattCGGTCATGCTGGGGCGGACCTGCAGTCGCCACACACCACCGCCAATTGGTCAAATGAACGGCTGATTGAGTGGTTGGATGGGCATACGGCGGAAAGAGAGAAATTGGAGCTGATTTCTGGAGCACTGCAAAGATATAGGGATAATGCGAGGCGAAAGAATATTCAGCAATATGATGAGGTGTATCCCATGATGGTGGATTATTTTGAACAGGCCTTGAAGGCTATTCCATAA